GCAAGACGCTGATGGCTTTTGGTTTTTGCGTGTTATGGGCAAAGGTAACAAACTCCGTGATGTTACGTTAAGCCAAGATTTTATTGCGTATTTAAAACGCTACCGTTTGTATAGAGGGTTAAGTGCCCTGCCCCGTGTTGATGAGCCCTACCCACTAATTCATAAAATACGGGGGAAAGGCGGAATGACGGTTAGACAAATTCGCCGCCTTGTTGCGCAAAGTTTTGAATTGGCCAGCTCAGCGCTGGTGGCCGATGGCTTCACTGAAGAAGCTGAAAAGCTACAAGCAGCAACTGCTCATTGGCTGCGTCATACGGGGGCAACTCATGATGCTGCTTCAAGGCCGCTCAAGCACCTGTCCGAAGATTTAGGTCATGCAAAAATTGCGACCACGGATCAAATTTATATTCAAACGAATATAAAAGAGCGCGCTAAATCGGGTGTTAAACGTAAACTTTAGGAACTGCATTTATGGAATATCAATTGGCAGCAGCCCTGGGCTTAGCATTTTTTATTTACTCAGTTAGCTTTCGTAGATTGGCTCGGGCTGAATTAACTGGCCCAATGTATTTTGTCATTGTCGGTGCCGCGCTTGCCTGGGCATTTAGCGATGCAATGAAAGTGGATCAGCCATTGAGCGCGCTATTACCATTAGTTGAATTGACACTTGCGGTATTTCTTTTTACTGATGCAGCCAAGACGCGTATTAATGTACTAAAGTCGCAGTTCAAGTATCCTTTGGTGCTTTTGTTTGTCGCTTTACCAATAACCTTTTTTGCTACGTTTGCTTTGGGGTATTTACTTTTTCCGCACATGCACATTATTGCCTTGGCCCTATTGGCCATCATCTTAACACCTACAGACGCTGCGCTTAGCAAAGGCTTGCTCGAATCGCAAAGTGTTCCAGAAAAAATACGTGAATCGATCAATGTGGAAAGCGGTCTTAACGATGGGATGTGCGTTCCTATATTTTTATTCTTGTTTCTTTCTTGGCAGCATGGTGAGTTTCAAGGTGCGGCGACGATGCTTACATTTCTCATTGAAGAAATTGGTGTCGCACTCATTGTTGGTGTCAGTGTTACCTATGGGGCATTAAAGCTTACTCAGCTAAGCGCTACTCGCCATTACTTTGAGAAATCATCGAGTCCATTTTTAGTTTTGTCGGTCGCTGTTAGTGTGTTCACTCTCGCCCAACTCCTTGGCGGCAGTGGCTTTGTTGCGGCATTTGTAGGTGGTTTGGTTTTTGATAAATTTTATCGTGCCGACGATGATGAAAAACTAATAGAAGACAGTGAGCATATCGCAGACTTCTTTTCCTATCTTATCTGGTGTTTATTCGGTGCATATGCCTTCATCCAACTTCAAACAATAGATCTAAATATCTATAAAGTATTATTTGCATTCTTAGCTGCAACCTTAGTACGTGTGGTCCCGGTGATGTTGAGCTTAATTCCTTTTAACAAACTGTCATTAAAAGAAAAATTTACGCTTGCTTGGTTTGGTCCAAGGGGGTTGGCATCCATTGTATTTACGCTAATGGTGTTAGAGTCTACTGAAAATGGCTTAGCCGAGTTAGCGACACTCACCATTTTGATGAGTGTCTTCATTCATGGGATCACCACTCGCCCGATTGCTAATTCCTATAAAAATAGAAATTAACTAAGCACATTCGCTAGCACCTCTATTGGGTGCTTGGGCTTAAATTGCGCGTACCGTTTTACTTGGCTACGGCATGAGAATCCTGTTGCTAATAACCGCGAAGGATCAGTGTGCTGAACGGGTTGTTGCCAACTCAATTCATATAAAGTACGGCTGTTCTCTTGGTTTTGTACTTCATGGCCGTAAGTCCCTGCCATGCCACAACACCCTGTTGCCTGAGGTTTAAGTAGTAAGCCAACACGAGAAAATATCCCCTGCCAAACATTGGCGCTGTGTGGAAGAGACGTTGTTTCACTGCAATGACTGAGCAAAGTATAAGCAGGTGTTGGTTCGAACACTGTCTGCTTAAACGGTTGATCTTCCAGCCATTCATGGGCAACGAGGACTTCAAAATCACCTCGGTTGTCACCCAAGATAGTGGCATATTCATCGCGGTAACATAACACAAGGGAGGCATCGAGCCCGACCATTGGGATACCGAGTTCACTGACCTGATTTAAAAAGTCGGCTGAGGTTTTAGCGGTTTTCGCGAATTTGGCTAAAAAACCTTTTACGTGTTGCGGTTTACCATTCGGCTTGAACGGCAACAAAATTGGCTGTTTGCCTAAAGCTTGTGCCACTTTAACAAAGCTTTCAACAAGTTCTGCTTCATAAAAGCTTGTGAATGGGTCTTGTACTATCAACACATAGTCGCGTTTTTGCTGCGCATCCAACGAATTAAGGTATTGTAAATCAAACTTGCGTAACTGTTGCGTACGTTTGGCTAAATTTGGGTGACTTGGTGTAGGCGTGTTTACATAACCTAAAGTCGCTTTAATCGCTTTTTGAACAAGGTTCGATTGCATAACAGGGGCTGTTACGCTCGAGAATTTAGCCAATAGTGGCGCGGTTTGCTCAATACTTGCTACTAAATAATCTTTTGCTGGCCGGTTATACAGGCTGTAGTAATAATTTAAAAAGCGCGCGCGGAATGTAGGCACATCGACTTTGATTGGGCATGCAGTTGTACACGCTTTACATGCTAAACACTCATCCATTGACTGCTTCACTTCATGGGAAAAGTCATACTCGCCACTGCGCTTTGCTTTTGAATTTAAAAAGCGTTCCCACCATGTGGGCCCTTCTTTTTTAGATATGGCTTTTTCTTCTTGCAATAAGTCAACGTCCTGCTCGCTTTGTAACCTTAACCATTCACGCATTAATCCTGCGCGACCTTTTGGCGAAAAGCGTCGATCACCCGTGGCCTTATAAGATGGGCACATCGGTGAGCTTGCATCATAATTAAAGCATAAACCGTTACCGTTACAGTTCATGCTGGTATCAAAACTGTCACGCACCGCGATATCAATTTGTCTATCAAACCAACCGCGCTTTTTGTCATCCACACTCACTAATTGGTCATTTGACTCAAGGGGCGTACAAATTTTCCCTGGGTTCATTTTATTGTGAGGGTCGAATGCCGCTTTGATACGTCGTAATTCATTAAATAGCTGTTCACCAAAAAACTCGGGGCCATATTCACTGCGATAGCCTTTACCGTGTTCTCCCCACATCAATCCACCATACTTAGCGGTTAATGCAACGACTTGGTCTGAAATCGTGCGCAATGTTTTTTCTTGTTCAGGGTCACACATATCTAACGCGGGTCGAACATGTAAAACACCGGCATCGACATGACCAAACATGCCGTAGTGCAAATTGTGGCTATCAAGTAATGCTCTAAATTCAGCGATAAAATCAGCTAGGTTTTCTGGCGGTACGGCGGTATCTTCAGCAAAGGCTAATGGCTTTTGCTTGCCTTTGGTGTTGCCTAACAAGCCGACTGATTTTTTACGCATCGCGTAAATTTTCTGAATCTCCGAGACATCATCTGTGAGCTGATAGCCGATAACGCCAGCGTCTTTGTTGGCAATTAATTTATCGAGCTTAGCGCATAAGGCGTCTATTTTATCGCGCATATCTTCTTTGCGTTCGGCATTAAACTCGACCATGTTCAGCCCTTGCATGTCTTGGCCGGGTACATCTGTAATTAAGTCCGATACTGAATGCCAAATAATGTCTTCACGCGCTAAGTTAAGCACTTTGCTGTCGACCGTCTCTACGGACGTCGCTTCGGCATCTACCAAAAATGGGGAGTTGCGCAGTGCTGAGTCAAAACTATCGTATTTAATATTAATCAGCGTTTTGAACTTAGCGATGGGAGTAATAGTGAGTTTTGCTTCACTGACAATTGCCAATGAACCTTCTGAGCCGGTGATCAACCGACCGAGGTCGAACTCAGACATGTCATCGCTGAGCACATGTTCAAGATCGTATCCGGTTAAGAAGCGGTTGAGTCGTGGGAATTTTTTAAGGATTTGCTCGCGCTTGCCAACGCTTACATCAAGGGCCGTTTTATATAGCTTGCCAACAGAGGTGTCTTGATCGGCAATCACCTCGGCCTTTTCGCGACTAATACGCTGTGTTTCCAGCTCGCTGCCATCGGCTAAAAAGGCCTTTATTGCTAAAGTATGGTCAGAGGTTTTACCGTAGACTAAGCTGCCCTGTCCTGA
This Pseudoalteromonas ruthenica DNA region includes the following protein-coding sequences:
- the ydiJ gene encoding D-2-hydroxyglutarate dehydrogenase YdiJ → MIAKLTVEQVSSELVLHYLKTIKKEGFSGEVDATYGTRLLAATDNSVYQQIPQGVIFPKTNKDIQLALNIASHDPFLELTFGPRGGGTGTNGQSLTPGIVIDLSRHMQQIIEINEQEGWVRVQAGVIKDQLNDFLRPYGYFFAPDLSTSNRATIGGMINTDASGQGSLVYGKTSDHTLAIKAFLADGSELETQRISREKAEVIADQDTSVGKLYKTALDVSVGKREQILKKFPRLNRFLTGYDLEHVLSDDMSEFDLGRLITGSEGSLAIVSEAKLTITPIAKFKTLINIKYDSFDSALRNSPFLVDAEATSVETVDSKVLNLAREDIIWHSVSDLITDVPGQDMQGLNMVEFNAERKEDMRDKIDALCAKLDKLIANKDAGVIGYQLTDDVSEIQKIYAMRKKSVGLLGNTKGKQKPLAFAEDTAVPPENLADFIAEFRALLDSHNLHYGMFGHVDAGVLHVRPALDMCDPEQEKTLRTISDQVVALTAKYGGLMWGEHGKGYRSEYGPEFFGEQLFNELRRIKAAFDPHNKMNPGKICTPLESNDQLVSVDDKKRGWFDRQIDIAVRDSFDTSMNCNGNGLCFNYDASSPMCPSYKATGDRRFSPKGRAGLMREWLRLQSEQDVDLLQEEKAISKKEGPTWWERFLNSKAKRSGEYDFSHEVKQSMDECLACKACTTACPIKVDVPTFRARFLNYYYSLYNRPAKDYLVASIEQTAPLLAKFSSVTAPVMQSNLVQKAIKATLGYVNTPTPSHPNLAKRTQQLRKFDLQYLNSLDAQQKRDYVLIVQDPFTSFYEAELVESFVKVAQALGKQPILLPFKPNGKPQHVKGFLAKFAKTAKTSADFLNQVSELGIPMVGLDASLVLCYRDEYATILGDNRGDFEVLVAHEWLEDQPFKQTVFEPTPAYTLLSHCSETTSLPHSANVWQGIFSRVGLLLKPQATGCCGMAGTYGHEVQNQENSRTLYELSWQQPVQHTDPSRLLATGFSCRSQVKRYAQFKPKHPIEVLANVLS
- a CDS encoding cation:proton antiporter: MEYQLAAALGLAFFIYSVSFRRLARAELTGPMYFVIVGAALAWAFSDAMKVDQPLSALLPLVELTLAVFLFTDAAKTRINVLKSQFKYPLVLLFVALPITFFATFALGYLLFPHMHIIALALLAIILTPTDAALSKGLLESQSVPEKIRESINVESGLNDGMCVPIFLFLFLSWQHGEFQGAATMLTFLIEEIGVALIVGVSVTYGALKLTQLSATRHYFEKSSSPFLVLSVAVSVFTLAQLLGGSGFVAAFVGGLVFDKFYRADDDEKLIEDSEHIADFFSYLIWCLFGAYAFIQLQTIDLNIYKVLFAFLAATLVRVVPVMLSLIPFNKLSLKEKFTLAWFGPRGLASIVFTLMVLESTENGLAELATLTILMSVFIHGITTRPIANSYKNRN